The genome window CTTTGATCGGTCCCTGAGCTCTATGTACCCATCAGGATGCTTCACTCCCATGTCACCACTCCGAAACCATCCACCTTTAAATGCTTCTTGTGTTGCCTTCAGGTTCTTCAGATATCCACACATCACAGTGTTTCCCCTGAACATCACCTCACCAATGGTTTTTGCATCAGCTGGTACACTCTTCATTGTGTGAGGATCTTTCACATCTAGGTCTTCCATTCCAACGTGGCGCACTCCCTGACGGGTCTTGAGTTTCGCCTTTGCATCACGTGGCTGATTGTCCCATTCTGGTTTCCATGCGTTGATTGCTGCTGGACCATAGGCTTCTGTGGAGCCATATGCATGAGTCACATTAAACCCTAAATTTTCCATCTTAAATATCACATCCGGAGGCGGTGGTGCGCCGCCGGTCATCACTGCCACCTTTCCGGAAAGCGGCTTCCGGAGTGGTGAATTAATTATCATGTTTAAAATTGTTGGTGCACCCCCCATGTGTGTAACCTTGTGCCTAAAAATGTTGTCGAATATCGCTTCAGCTGTTACACTTGATAGGCACACATTAGTTCCACCCTGAGCAGCAATGCTCCAAGGGATGCACCAACCATTGCAGTGAAACATGGGAACGCACCATAAATAAACCGGCATGGACCTCATCTCGTTAAGAATAATCGAAACCAAAGCATTAAGATAGACACCTCTGTGGCTATAGATTACACTCTTGGGGTTTGCTGTAGTTCCAGAAGTGGAACtgattgtgatgggatccaatTCATCCTTGGGCCTCCTCACCTCGAATTCAAGGGTCCCTTTAGCTATAAGATCCTCGTATGTCAAGGTTCCTTTAGCATGGGGAGGTGATGGATGACCACACTCCGAAATTAAGACCAAAAGGGGAAgctttgtggtggtggtggtggtggtttttgaaaggatttCAAGTGCTGCTTGAGCAATATCAAGTAATtgataataaacaaaaacaagtttGGCCTCGGTCTGTTTTAGCAATGTTGAAACCATTTCAGAATCGTGACGCGTGTTTAGCGTACAGAGAACAGCCCCAGACATGGGAACAGCAAAATGTAACTCATACATAGCCGGAACATTGGGGGCCAATACAGCAACCTgcaaatattatatatgatcATATTATAAAAGCACACACTCACATTTCTATTGTATATACTGATGAAAAGGGTAGATACtgtggaaagaaagaaattaccACATGGCGGGGAGAAAGACAGACACCGAGTTGAGAAATGGAAGAAGCAAGTTTAATGCAGCGTTGGTGGGTCTGTGCCCATGTGTAGGTAATGTCGCCGAAGACCACAGAAATGTTGTCACGGTAAGCCACGGCGGCACGCTCCAAGAAGCTGATTGGAGTGACAGGAACGTAGTTCGCACAGCACCGGATACTTCCCTCCATCGATCTCTATCTTACTTTTTCGCCAACTCAAATGAAATATATGCATCTCATGGATAGAAACCTAGCTAATcccatttaatatatattatcgtAACTAATACTATAATATGACCAGTAATCAATGCATGGTCAACATCCAATGCCAGCTCcttattattatattcattaGTCAATCAATATAGTATATGCTTATTAAATCTTTGGTTTTTTCTTTGTATCTTTTATACTAGTTGTTTGACTTTTTCTATCCatgtatatgtttttttactgCACATATGCATGAATATGTTGAAAAcgtaatcaaaattaaatattctcacaatttttaaatgtttatattaCATACATCACCTTTTTCCAtcttttagtaatatttttaaaacatatcacaagttaaataataataaagatgcgagtgtatatattatatttcttaattaactGATGTATATGTcatgaaatatataataaaattaacattgttattaagttaatcttatttttatatattgaagaaataataaaattaatattctatacatatatataataaattttcagttaaactttttattatttgtactgttgtattaaaaattatccgcaaaatatattttttaaatagaaaaataaaatatattaagataatattaattaattggtgtatatat of Glycine soja cultivar W05 chromosome 1, ASM419377v2, whole genome shotgun sequence contains these proteins:
- the LOC114405943 gene encoding probable acyl-activating enzyme 1, peroxisomal, whose translation is MEGSIRCCANYVPVTPISFLERAAVAYRDNISVVFGDITYTWAQTHQRCIKLASSISQLGVCLSPRHVVAVLAPNVPAMYELHFAVPMSGAVLCTLNTRHDSEMVSTLLKQTEAKLVFVYYQLLDIAQAALEILSKTTTTTTTKLPLLVLISECGHPSPPHAKGTLTYEDLIAKGTLEFEVRRPKDELDPITISSTSGTTANPKSVIYSHRGVYLNALVSIILNEMRSMPVYLWCVPMFHCNGWCIPWSIAAQGGTNVCLSSVTAEAIFDNIFRHKVTHMGGAPTILNMIINSPLRKPLSGKVAVMTGGAPPPPDVIFKMENLGFNVTHAYGSTEAYGPAAINAWKPEWDNQPRDAKAKLKTRQGVRHVGMEDLDVKDPHTMKSVPADAKTIGEVMFRGNTVMCGYLKNLKATQEAFKGGWFRSGDMGVKHPDGYIELRDRSKDTIICGGESVSSIELEAVIFSHPAVFEASVVGRPDDYWGETPCAFVKLKEGCSATADEIILFCQNRLPPFMAPRTVLFADLPKTSTGKTQKFLLREKAKAMGSFFKKNISSL